A single Crateriforma conspicua DNA region contains:
- a CDS encoding winged helix-turn-helix domain-containing protein, with translation MKKADVKIGSEYYATVTNKKVVVRIDAENASGGWDATNLSTNKRVRIKTAGRLQGPARTAQSTAEPATRAKKRVTKKKSEASTGGEKKLSCVKAALQVLESAGEPMNTQEMIAAMVDQNLWESPGGKTPHATLYSAILRDLAKGDGSRFVKTERGRFTVRA, from the coding sequence ATGAAAAAGGCAGACGTAAAGATCGGTAGCGAGTACTACGCGACGGTGACGAACAAGAAAGTGGTTGTGCGCATCGACGCGGAGAACGCCTCGGGCGGTTGGGACGCGACCAACCTTTCGACAAACAAGAGAGTCCGCATCAAGACGGCTGGTCGGTTGCAAGGACCGGCACGGACGGCCCAGTCGACTGCGGAGCCCGCCACGCGAGCAAAGAAGCGAGTCACCAAGAAGAAATCCGAAGCCAGCACCGGCGGCGAGAAAAAGCTTTCCTGCGTGAAAGCGGCCTTGCAGGTTTTGGAATCCGCCGGCGAACCCATGAACACGCAGGAAATGATCGCCGCGATGGTTGACCAGAATCTCTGGGAAAGCCCCGGCGGAAAGACTCCGCATGCGACGTTGTACTCGGCGATCCTTCGTGACTTGGCGAAAGGCGACGGAAGCCGGTTTGTAAAGACGGAACGCGGCCGATTCACGGTTCGGGCATAG
- a CDS encoding DUF4314 domain-containing protein — MKTKCDFKAGDRVSLIEMGDDPDPIPAGTTGTVAGVYPQHDWLQLDVDWDNGRSLMLSIPPDRVERLSGGNSKSNSSSQGN; from the coding sequence ATGAAAACCAAATGCGACTTCAAGGCGGGCGATCGCGTAAGTCTGATCGAGATGGGCGATGATCCCGATCCGATCCCAGCCGGCACGACAGGAACGGTTGCCGGCGTTTATCCGCAACACGATTGGTTGCAACTCGATGTCGACTGGGACAACGGCCGGTCGCTGATGCTTTCCATTCCGCCGGATCGCGTCGAACGGCTTTCCGGCGGCAATTCCAAATCCAATTCTTCAAGCCAAGGAAACTGA